A single region of the Brienomyrus brachyistius isolate T26 chromosome 10, BBRACH_0.4, whole genome shotgun sequence genome encodes:
- the LOC125750676 gene encoding motile sperm domain-containing protein 1-like isoform X2, whose translation MKNQDQSSWVRTQDKGNTRSRDRHAPKSPAALAGPTGPRESLPVFLFPTELLFFSQQSSSHRRVLTFYNPYSFSLRFKMLCTAPSLYTVVDAEGSVRARSCVDIVVRHQDVSTRNWGRRDRFRLEVWGGGQGGSREIWAELRGGQEDDQSQETYQRRAASPRRSVPALPEGYWNHDGGRNASLFALYVVIGLVCLAFLMLPLHNESSTLVPTVMHVTVMQKLVCAYVLGLLTMVFLR comes from the exons ATGAAGAACCAAGACCAGTCCAGCTGGGTCAGAACCCAGGACAAGGGCAACACAAGGAGCAGGGACCGGCATGCCCCAAAGTCCCCTGCGGCCCTGGCTGGGCCCACCGGACCACGGGAAAGCCTCCCCGTTTTCCTGTTTCCCACAGAGCTGCTGTTCTTCTCTCAGCAGAGCAGCTCTCACAGGAGGGTCCTGACCTTCTACAACCCTTACAGCTTCTCTCTACGCTTCAAGA TGCTCTGCACGGCACCCTCTCTCTACACAGTGGTGGATGCAGAGGGAAGCGTACGGGCCAGGTCTTGTGTGGATAT TGTAGTGCGTCACCAAGATGTGAGCACCAGGAACTGGGGGCGCCGGGATCGTTTCCGCCTGGAGGTGTGGGGGGGCGGACAGGGGGGCAGCCGGGAGATCTGGGCTGAGCTGCGGGGGGGTCAAGAAGATGACCAGTCGCAGGAGACCTATCAGAGAAGGGCCGCATCCCCCAGGAGGTCTGTGCCCGCTTTGCCGGAGGGATACTGGAATCATGATGGAG GTCGAAACGCTTCTCTTTTCGCTCTCTACGTGGTGATCGGCCTGGTGTGCCTCGCATTCCTAATGCTTCCACTGCACAATGAATCCAGCACTTTGGTTCCCACTGTCATGCACGTCACTGTCATGCAGAAGCTTGTTTGTGCCTACGTACTCG GTCTGCTTACCATGGTGTTCCTGCGGTGA
- the LOC125750676 gene encoding motile sperm domain-containing protein 1-like isoform X3 → MKNQDQSSWVRTQDKGNTRSRDRHAPKSPAALAGPTGPRESLPVFLFPTELLFFSQQSSSHRRVLTFYNPYSFSLRFKMLCTAPSLYTVVDAEGSVRARSCVDIVVRHQDVSTRNWGRRDRFRLEVWGGGQGGSREIWAELRGGQEDDQSQETYQRRAASPRRSVPALPEGYWNHDGGLLTMVFLR, encoded by the exons ATGAAGAACCAAGACCAGTCCAGCTGGGTCAGAACCCAGGACAAGGGCAACACAAGGAGCAGGGACCGGCATGCCCCAAAGTCCCCTGCGGCCCTGGCTGGGCCCACCGGACCACGGGAAAGCCTCCCCGTTTTCCTGTTTCCCACAGAGCTGCTGTTCTTCTCTCAGCAGAGCAGCTCTCACAGGAGGGTCCTGACCTTCTACAACCCTTACAGCTTCTCTCTACGCTTCAAGA TGCTCTGCACGGCACCCTCTCTCTACACAGTGGTGGATGCAGAGGGAAGCGTACGGGCCAGGTCTTGTGTGGATAT TGTAGTGCGTCACCAAGATGTGAGCACCAGGAACTGGGGGCGCCGGGATCGTTTCCGCCTGGAGGTGTGGGGGGGCGGACAGGGGGGCAGCCGGGAGATCTGGGCTGAGCTGCGGGGGGGTCAAGAAGATGACCAGTCGCAGGAGACCTATCAGAGAAGGGCCGCATCCCCCAGGAGGTCTGTGCCCGCTTTGCCGGAGGGATACTGGAATCATGATGGAG GTCTGCTTACCATGGTGTTCCTGCGGTGA
- the LOC125750676 gene encoding motile sperm domain-containing protein 1-like isoform X1 has product MKNQDQSSWVRTQDKGNTRSRDRHAPKSPAALAGPTGPRESLPVFLFPTELLFFSQQSSSHRRVLTFYNPYSFSLRFKMLCTAPSLYTVVDAEGSVRARSCVDIVVRHQDVSTRNWGRRDRFRLEVWGGGQGGSREIWAELRGGQEDDQSQETYQRRAASPRRSVPALPEGYWNHDGGRNASLFALYVVIGLVCLAFLMLPLHNESSTLVPTVMHVTVMQKLVCAYVLGKMLVFRSLTYA; this is encoded by the exons ATGAAGAACCAAGACCAGTCCAGCTGGGTCAGAACCCAGGACAAGGGCAACACAAGGAGCAGGGACCGGCATGCCCCAAAGTCCCCTGCGGCCCTGGCTGGGCCCACCGGACCACGGGAAAGCCTCCCCGTTTTCCTGTTTCCCACAGAGCTGCTGTTCTTCTCTCAGCAGAGCAGCTCTCACAGGAGGGTCCTGACCTTCTACAACCCTTACAGCTTCTCTCTACGCTTCAAGA TGCTCTGCACGGCACCCTCTCTCTACACAGTGGTGGATGCAGAGGGAAGCGTACGGGCCAGGTCTTGTGTGGATAT TGTAGTGCGTCACCAAGATGTGAGCACCAGGAACTGGGGGCGCCGGGATCGTTTCCGCCTGGAGGTGTGGGGGGGCGGACAGGGGGGCAGCCGGGAGATCTGGGCTGAGCTGCGGGGGGGTCAAGAAGATGACCAGTCGCAGGAGACCTATCAGAGAAGGGCCGCATCCCCCAGGAGGTCTGTGCCCGCTTTGCCGGAGGGATACTGGAATCATGATGGAG GTCGAAACGCTTCTCTTTTCGCTCTCTACGTGGTGATCGGCCTGGTGTGCCTCGCATTCCTAATGCTTCCACTGCACAATGAATCCAGCACTTTGGTTCCCACTGTCATGCACGTCACTGTCATGCAGAAGCTTGTTTGTGCCTACGTACTCGGTAAGATGCTTGTTTTTCGGTCTTTAACGTATGCTTAA